Proteins from a genomic interval of Psychrobacter fulvigenes:
- a CDS encoding IS3 family transposase (programmed frameshift) — MKRQTYTPEIKERAVRMLIEASSDYPSTWSAIQAIASKIGCTPETLRSWHKKHIDQTIPASVQAQSDKERIKELERENRELKQANEIIRKAAGFFRPGGARPSTQIMVQFIDDYRGSYGIELICRVLPIAPSTYHRAKDLECCPEKRSLRSQHDDYYLSEIKRIWQNSKCRYGARKVWQQMKADGLKVARCTVERLMSQHGLQGVWRGKGRITTNSRDDQKRADDLVNRNFSAHRPNQLWVADFTYIKTTSGWVYTAFIIDVFARAIVGWKVSNRMNTDMVMAALNQAIADRNNPKDVIHHSDRGVQYLSIRYTDKMTDSGVIASVGTTGDSYDNALAETVNGLYKSEVIDYLKQNWTGVNDVELATLEWVDWFNKTRLHGTIGYVSPFEFEKRYYDNLILSGIAA, encoded by the exons ATGAAAAGACAAACCTACACTCCTGAGATTAAAGAACGCGCCGTTCGCATGCTGATTGAAGCGTCGAGCGACTATCCTTCTACATGGTCAGCCATTCAGGCCATAGCGTCAAAGATTGGCTGTACGCCTGAGACACTGCGATCCTGGCATAAAAAGCACATAGACCAAACTATTCCCGCCTCAGTACAAGCTCAAAGTGACAAAGAGCGTATCAAAGAACTTGAACGAGAGAATAGAGAACTCAAGCAAGCCAATGAGATTATACGTAAGGCTGCTG GCTTTTTTCGCCCAGGCGGAGCTCGACCGTCCACCCAGATAATGGTTCAGTTTATTGATGACTATAGAGGTAGTTATGGGATCGAGCTGATTTGTAGAGTACTACCGATTGCCCCGTCAACCTATCACCGTGCTAAAGACCTAGAGTGCTGCCCTGAAAAGCGTTCACTGCGCAGTCAGCATGACGACTACTATCTCAGCGAGATTAAACGTATTTGGCAGAATAGCAAGTGCCGCTACGGCGCTCGCAAAGTCTGGCAGCAGATGAAAGCTGACGGGTTAAAGGTTGCTCGGTGTACCGTAGAGCGTTTAATGAGCCAGCATGGCCTACAAGGTGTCTGGCGCGGTAAGGGCAGGATTACCACCAACAGCCGTGACGACCAGAAGCGTGCTGATGACTTGGTTAATCGTAACTTTAGCGCTCATCGCCCTAACCAGCTCTGGGTGGCGGACTTCACCTATATCAAGACGACAAGCGGCTGGGTCTATACCGCTTTTATTATTGATGTGTTTGCTCGCGCTATTGTGGGCTGGAAAGTATCGAATCGCATGAATACCGATATGGTGATGGCAGCATTAAATCAAGCAATAGCAGACAGAAACAATCCCAAAGACGTGATTCATCATAGTGATCGAGGGGTTCAGTACTTATCTATTCGCTATACCGATAAGATGACGGACTCTGGCGTGATTGCTTCTGTTGGTACAACAGGCGATTCATACGATAATGCACTGGCTGAAACGGTCAATGGACTCTATAAATCTGAGGTAATTGACTATTTAAAGCAGAACTGGACTGGTGTGAACGATGTTGAACTGGCAACCCTTGAGTGGGTGGATTGGTTTAATAAAACCCGTTTACATGGCACGATTGGATATGTGTCACCCTTTGAGTTTGAAAAGCGGTATTATGATAATTTAATCCTGTCAGGCATTGCTGCCTGA
- a CDS encoding alpha-keto acid decarboxylase family protein, with amino-acid sequence MTQQYTIADYLFDRIAEAGATEIFGVPGDFNLTFLDNVIASDKLRWVGNTNELDAGYAADGYARERGFAAMVTTFGVGELSAINATAGSFAEYAPVLHIVGAPSTALQDSKRRIHHTLGDGVFNHFIKMVEPVTVARAKITPENAASEIDRVIRLILKKHRPGYLLLPPDVAKTPIYPPTTKLDDSQEDITSQAALTDFKQALIEFLPNKTTTLMADLMVHRLGLQNQLKALIADTDIPYTTLSWGKTLLDENSERWAGTYAGVASRPVVKDAVENCECLIKVGVHYTDTTTAGFSQDINEEVVVDLHYERASISGRNFAPISLKDSLQALHEVMTSGIEIVPKQFCKEMKPHEQNGKDDEPIRQDDLWHIIADHLNHNNVVFSDQGTAYFGISDVRLPEGVTSYGQPMWGSIGYTLPASLGAAIASPNKRSVLLIGDGSALLTVQEIAVMIKERINPVIVLVNNDGYTVERAIHGENQPYNDIPKCDWQVMPKAFGATEENSLILKAETPGELKSALEKAAATTDKLVMLEVIADKHDIPPLLADISAALKPS; translated from the coding sequence ATGACTCAACAATATACCATCGCTGATTATTTATTCGATCGCATCGCCGAGGCGGGTGCGACTGAGATATTTGGTGTGCCTGGTGATTTTAACTTAACGTTTTTAGACAATGTTATCGCCTCTGATAAGTTGCGCTGGGTGGGTAATACCAATGAGCTAGATGCTGGCTACGCTGCCGATGGTTACGCACGTGAGCGTGGGTTTGCTGCCATGGTGACGACCTTTGGTGTGGGCGAGCTATCAGCGATTAATGCCACGGCAGGCTCTTTTGCCGAGTACGCGCCAGTATTGCATATCGTCGGTGCACCCAGCACAGCGCTACAAGATTCAAAGCGCCGCATCCACCATACGCTTGGTGATGGCGTGTTTAACCACTTTATAAAAATGGTTGAGCCGGTCACTGTGGCGCGTGCCAAAATCACACCAGAAAATGCTGCCTCAGAGATTGATCGAGTCATTCGCTTAATACTCAAAAAGCATCGTCCAGGCTATTTGCTACTACCACCAGATGTGGCAAAAACGCCTATTTACCCACCGACGACCAAGCTTGATGACAGTCAAGAAGATATCACCAGTCAAGCAGCTTTGACAGACTTTAAACAAGCGTTGATAGAGTTTTTACCGAACAAAACTACCACGCTTATGGCAGATTTGATGGTGCATCGTTTAGGACTGCAAAATCAGCTCAAAGCCCTCATTGCTGACACCGACATTCCTTACACCACGCTGTCATGGGGTAAAACACTCCTTGATGAGAACAGCGAGCGTTGGGCTGGTACCTACGCTGGTGTGGCGTCACGTCCAGTCGTCAAAGATGCCGTAGAGAACTGCGAATGTTTGATAAAAGTTGGTGTGCATTACACCGATACCACCACGGCAGGCTTTAGCCAAGACATCAATGAGGAGGTGGTGGTTGATTTGCATTATGAGCGTGCATCTATCAGCGGTCGAAACTTTGCTCCGATTTCGCTAAAGGACTCTTTGCAAGCATTGCATGAAGTCATGACGTCGGGTATTGAAATTGTACCCAAGCAGTTCTGTAAAGAGATGAAGCCGCACGAGCAAAACGGTAAAGACGATGAGCCGATTCGTCAAGATGACCTCTGGCATATCATTGCCGATCACTTAAATCATAATAACGTGGTGTTCTCTGATCAAGGTACGGCTTACTTTGGTATCAGTGATGTGCGTCTGCCAGAAGGGGTGACCTCTTATGGGCAACCGATGTGGGGGTCCATTGGTTATACGCTGCCAGCAAGTTTGGGCGCTGCCATTGCCTCGCCGAACAAGCGTAGTGTGTTATTAATTGGGGATGGTTCAGCCTTACTGACGGTACAAGAGATCGCAGTGATGATTAAAGAGCGCATTAACCCTGTGATTGTATTGGTCAATAATGACGGCTATACGGTTGAGAGAGCCATTCATGGCGAAAACCAACCCTATAATGACATCCCTAAATGCGACTGGCAGGTAATGCCAAAAGCCTTTGGTGCCACCGAAGAAAACAGCTTAATTCTCAAAGCAGAAACGCCTGGTGAGTTGAAGTCTGCCCTTGAAAAAGCGGCTGCAACGACAGACAAACTAGTGATGTTAGAAGTAATTGCAGATAAGCATGATATCCCGCCACTACTGGCAGATATCAGTGCGGCGCTTAAGCCATCATAA
- a CDS encoding lyase family protein, translated as MHITQLINQPFVHPDIAQDFSDRLFVQAMLDFELSIIEAREHHSLIPTGILQQTKQALTIDLFDIEAIGSQTYLGGNAAIPFVAQAKSLLPPEIKPYFHKTVTSQDVVDTAMMMMLKPALTRINHDLIDVLQACAVLIEAHSTTPMAGRTLLQQALPITFGVKVSQWAASLIAVMPNLAQLEQSGFYLQWGGPVGVSDPENEQYELPQQVATLLGLSLPLLPWHTNRQPIHAIASALDACAGAMENIIDDIALLCQSELGEVAEPAIKGMGGSSSMPHKRNPVLCALIKTATLRMHGHLSVISNTTAQPFERALGQWHASWVPLTEGVALVAGAAAYLKTLLQGLQVYPERMAANLDLNSDAYLIEPLQRYFLHNQQQAYPLIEQASQEAHSEHKGFVQTLLALLEAQSIDSDANNNSAELKAILSPLTYSGAADRQCQMILQTIEKLIPTLKDDK; from the coding sequence ATGCACATTACTCAATTAATCAATCAGCCTTTTGTACATCCTGACATTGCCCAAGATTTTTCTGATCGTTTGTTTGTGCAAGCGATGTTGGATTTTGAGCTGTCTATCATAGAAGCCAGAGAACATCATAGCCTCATTCCTACAGGTATTCTACAGCAAACTAAGCAAGCATTAACGATAGATTTATTTGATATTGAGGCGATTGGGTCACAAACTTATTTGGGTGGCAATGCTGCCATTCCTTTTGTCGCCCAAGCCAAATCTTTGTTACCTCCAGAAATAAAACCTTATTTTCATAAAACAGTCACCAGTCAAGATGTGGTTGATACCGCGATGATGATGATGCTTAAGCCAGCACTAACACGCATCAATCATGACTTGATCGATGTGCTGCAAGCGTGCGCTGTATTGATAGAAGCTCACAGCACGACACCGATGGCGGGTAGGACGTTATTGCAACAAGCCTTACCGATTACTTTTGGCGTAAAAGTATCACAGTGGGCGGCATCATTAATCGCTGTGATGCCAAATTTAGCACAATTAGAGCAATCAGGCTTTTATTTGCAATGGGGTGGGCCTGTTGGGGTCAGTGATCCAGAGAATGAGCAGTATGAGCTACCCCAGCAAGTCGCCACACTACTTGGTTTGTCACTGCCATTATTACCTTGGCATACCAATAGGCAACCGATTCATGCGATCGCTTCCGCATTAGATGCCTGTGCAGGCGCGATGGAAAATATCATTGATGACATCGCATTACTGTGTCAGTCTGAGTTGGGTGAAGTGGCCGAGCCTGCGATTAAAGGGATGGGCGGATCATCTTCAATGCCCCATAAGCGCAATCCTGTATTGTGTGCCTTAATTAAGACAGCCACTTTAAGAATGCATGGCCATCTGAGTGTGATTAGTAATACAACGGCTCAACCTTTTGAGCGTGCATTAGGCCAATGGCATGCCAGTTGGGTACCTTTAACCGAGGGAGTGGCTTTAGTCGCAGGTGCAGCAGCCTATCTGAAGACTTTGCTACAAGGTCTGCAAGTCTATCCAGAACGCATGGCCGCCAACCTTGATTTAAATAGCGACGCTTATCTTATTGAGCCTTTGCAGCGCTATTTCTTACACAACCAACAGCAAGCTTATCCTTTGATAGAGCAAGCCAGCCAAGAAGCGCATAGCGAACACAAAGGGTTTGTGCAGACACTCTTAGCTTTATTAGAAGCGCAGTCTATAGATAGCGATGCCAATAACAATAGCGCTGAACTTAAAGCCATTCTATCGCCTTTAACCTATAGCGGTGCTGCAGATAGACAGTGCCAAATGATATTACAAACCATTGAAAAATTAATTCCGACTCTAAAAGATGATAAATAG
- a CDS encoding site-specific integrase: MATMRGRFGKLVVDFRYLGKRCREKTSLEDIPVNRKKLAQVMKKMEAEITLGIFDYAAYFPKSERAQEMMALADRAEACISRNPTFKQFSEIWYEEKKIEWRPSYQYKVQTILDKYLLPEFGGKAVHAIKKPDLLTFRSSLAKVRYGKDGQSNLSVSRINEIMVPLRMILQEAADRYEFETPYKNIKTLKQARPDVNPFTLSEVWLFLKHVRADYKPYYTIRFFTGMRTSEIDGLKWDCVDFDRREIRIRGALVNGEMGPTKTLGSQRDIAMSQLVYDALQEQKRRTYGKSEFIFCNSQGNPLEYRNVNRRVWKPTLALLGLKHRRAYQTRHTAVTLWLAAGENPEWIARQMGHSSTEMLFRVYSRYVPDVTRQDGSAIDNLLLASKEKLIGASNSSETIGLTTNVQTDKETSQ, translated from the coding sequence ATGGCTACTATGCGAGGACGGTTTGGAAAGCTAGTCGTTGACTTCCGCTATTTAGGCAAGCGCTGTCGAGAAAAGACTAGCTTGGAAGACATTCCAGTTAATCGTAAAAAATTAGCGCAAGTAATGAAAAAAATGGAAGCAGAAATAACCTTGGGCATTTTTGACTATGCCGCTTACTTCCCAAAGAGTGAGCGGGCACAGGAAATGATGGCACTGGCTGATAGAGCGGAGGCTTGTATCAGTCGTAATCCAACCTTTAAGCAGTTTTCAGAGATTTGGTATGAGGAGAAGAAGATTGAGTGGCGACCGAGTTATCAGTACAAGGTGCAGACGATCCTTGATAAGTATCTGTTACCTGAGTTTGGTGGCAAAGCGGTACATGCCATAAAAAAACCAGACTTGCTGACCTTCCGTAGCTCCCTCGCCAAAGTTCGTTACGGTAAAGATGGCCAGTCAAATCTGTCAGTATCACGAATCAACGAGATCATGGTACCACTGCGTATGATACTACAAGAAGCAGCCGATCGCTATGAGTTTGAGACGCCTTATAAAAACATCAAGACACTCAAACAAGCTCGTCCAGATGTAAACCCATTTACATTGAGTGAGGTATGGCTGTTTTTAAAGCATGTGCGTGCGGACTATAAGCCCTACTACACTATCCGCTTCTTTACGGGGATGCGTACCAGTGAGATTGATGGGCTGAAATGGGACTGTGTTGATTTTGATCGGCGTGAGATTCGTATTCGCGGTGCATTAGTCAATGGCGAGATGGGTCCGACAAAGACGCTTGGCTCACAGCGTGATATTGCAATGTCGCAGCTGGTATACGACGCCTTACAGGAGCAGAAGCGACGTACCTACGGTAAATCAGAGTTTATCTTCTGTAATAGTCAAGGTAACCCTTTGGAGTATCGTAATGTGAATCGGCGGGTATGGAAACCCACCCTTGCCCTCCTCGGTCTCAAACACAGGCGCGCTTATCAGACTCGGCATACCGCAGTGACACTTTGGCTGGCTGCTGGTGAAAATCCTGAGTGGATAGCTCGGCAGATGGGTCACAGTAGTACTGAGATGCTGTTTCGGGTATATAGCCGCTATGTGCCTGACGTGACTCGCCAAGACGGCTCAGCGATAGATAACTTACTGCTAGCAAGTAAGGAGAAGCTCATAGGCGCATCGAATAGCTCTGAGACTATAGGCTTAACCACAAATGTTCAAACGGACAAGGAGACGTCACAATGA
- a CDS encoding TRAP transporter substrate-binding protein — translation MKKTLALSMALAAMIGIAGCSQSNDTASDGAVDSKETTTLRFAHFWPATSATHTEVFAPWAQKIEEESDGRLKVEIFPSATLSKADAAYDAASKGMVDIGSQLQGYTAGRFPLTQITELPGLSNSATQMNCMLQTLYDDGVISSEYEDTHLLFMMGTGPGGIHTVDQPINKPDDLKGLRIRRPSAIAGDVIEAAGGTPVGLPVTDVYTSLQRGVLDGLSLPWDAMGSFKLIELSNTHTNIPFYSSAIVVTMNKDKYAGLPEDLQQVIDNNSGKMMAALAGKVFDAEDDKFMAEAKAKGDVMIDIPDPLNDPAWRGPLEAGTQKYLKDVEALGLDAQMVYKKAKEASAACKS, via the coding sequence ATGAAGAAGACTCTCGCACTTAGTATGGCCTTAGCCGCTATGATTGGTATCGCTGGTTGCTCGCAATCAAATGATACCGCTAGTGATGGTGCTGTAGACTCTAAAGAAACCACTACCTTACGTTTTGCCCATTTCTGGCCAGCGACTTCAGCGACGCATACAGAGGTTTTTGCTCCTTGGGCGCAAAAGATTGAAGAAGAGTCAGACGGACGATTGAAAGTTGAGATTTTCCCTTCTGCAACCCTCAGTAAAGCCGACGCTGCCTATGACGCAGCCTCTAAAGGCATGGTCGATATAGGCTCGCAGCTTCAAGGCTATACCGCTGGCCGTTTTCCATTGACTCAAATCACAGAGCTTCCAGGTCTATCTAACTCAGCAACGCAAATGAACTGTATGCTACAGACCTTGTATGATGATGGGGTGATATCAAGTGAGTATGAGGACACACACCTACTATTTATGATGGGTACGGGTCCTGGAGGTATTCATACGGTTGACCAACCTATCAACAAACCAGATGATTTGAAAGGCTTGCGTATTCGCCGTCCATCTGCCATCGCTGGAGACGTCATTGAAGCGGCAGGTGGTACACCTGTAGGCTTGCCTGTTACTGACGTATATACGTCACTACAACGTGGTGTGCTTGATGGCTTGAGTCTGCCATGGGATGCCATGGGGTCATTTAAACTGATTGAGCTTTCAAACACCCATACCAATATTCCGTTTTATAGCTCGGCTATTGTGGTCACTATGAACAAGGATAAATATGCAGGGTTGCCAGAGGATCTGCAGCAGGTCATCGATAATAACTCTGGAAAAATGATGGCGGCTCTTGCCGGTAAAGTGTTCGATGCAGAAGATGATAAGTTTATGGCTGAAGCCAAAGCGAAAGGTGATGTGATGATAGACATCCCTGATCCATTGAATGATCCTGCTTGGAGAGGCCCATTAGAAGCAGGCACGCAAAAGTACTTAAAAGACGTTGAAGCACTTGGATTAGATGCACAAATGGTCTATAAAAAAGCCAAAGAAGCAAGTGCGGCTTGTAAGTCCTAA
- a CDS encoding helix-turn-helix domain-containing protein, producing MIISRFPIILAEKKLRVADVVRATRMSKSTLHKLYNDESSRIDFNTIDQLCEFLDVQVGDLFVYKPNTKDDDEES from the coding sequence ATGATCATTTCCAGGTTTCCTATAATCTTGGCAGAGAAAAAGCTACGCGTGGCGGATGTAGTAAGAGCAACCAGGATGAGTAAATCAACCTTGCATAAGCTATATAATGATGAATCATCAAGAATTGATTTCAACACTATTGATCAGTTATGTGAATTTTTGGACGTGCAGGTGGGTGACTTGTTTGTTTATAAGCCAAATACTAAAGATGATGATGAAGAATCTTGA
- a CDS encoding IclR family transcriptional regulator domain-containing protein, whose product MHKEQDKKIPFDSPDFVASLAAGLNVLLTFDESHSSMTLSEVAERANIDRAKARRYLLTLHALGYVHKDKRQFSLTPKTLSIGASYLGGVHHHDIIQFYLERVTEQTGESCSFAVLDGDDVVYIARSAAKHRLLSISISVGTRLPAAYTSMGRAILANLPNEQLESYVDSVELVSHTPHSITDRNQFLQALQQAAEKQYAVVDQELDTGLLSLALPVYKANKELIGAINISTNASRISHDALMEQFLPILRDCAAQIQTYYV is encoded by the coding sequence ATGCATAAAGAACAAGATAAGAAAATACCCTTCGATAGTCCAGACTTTGTGGCCTCTCTTGCAGCAGGTCTAAACGTATTACTGACTTTTGATGAAAGCCACTCTAGCATGACACTGAGCGAAGTCGCCGAACGTGCCAATATAGACAGAGCAAAAGCCCGACGCTATCTATTAACCTTGCACGCGCTTGGTTACGTGCATAAAGACAAGCGCCAATTCAGCTTGACACCGAAGACGTTAAGCATTGGTGCCAGCTATTTGGGCGGCGTACATCATCATGATATTATTCAGTTTTATCTTGAGCGCGTGACTGAGCAGACAGGAGAGTCTTGTTCTTTTGCGGTATTGGATGGCGATGATGTGGTTTATATCGCCCGCTCTGCCGCCAAACATCGCTTATTGTCTATCAGCATCTCAGTTGGCACAAGGCTTCCTGCTGCCTATACCTCGATGGGCCGTGCTATTCTTGCCAACCTGCCTAATGAACAGCTTGAAAGCTATGTCGATAGCGTTGAATTGGTTTCACACACCCCCCACAGCATTACCGATCGCAATCAGTTTCTGCAAGCGCTACAACAAGCAGCAGAGAAGCAATATGCGGTCGTAGATCAAGAGCTGGATACGGGCTTACTGTCTCTAGCACTTCCCGTCTATAAGGCAAACAAGGAACTCATTGGTGCCATTAATATTAGCACTAACGCCTCACGTATTTCCCATGACGCTCTAATGGAGCAGTTTTTGCCCATATTACGGGATTGCGCGGCACAAATCCAAACCTACTATGTTTAA